From a region of the Bradyrhizobium sp. KBS0727 genome:
- a CDS encoding GCG_CRPN prefix-to-repeats domain-containing protein, whose protein sequence is MTFRSACFASSFVVFALGGPALAEDGCGVGCHATSSGACVRDGWQQGLPVRNECPATSRPTPPCGQDYRWSRQSMMCILR, encoded by the coding sequence ATGACCTTCCGATCTGCCTGCTTTGCATCCAGCTTCGTTGTTTTCGCACTTGGTGGGCCCGCCCTTGCCGAGGATGGTTGCGGCGTCGGTTGCCATGCCACGAGCTCCGGGGCATGCGTCCGCGACGGATGGCAGCAAGGATTGCCGGTTCGTAACGAGTGCCCGGCCACGTCCCGACCGACGCCCCCTTGCGGCCAAGATTACCGATGGAGCCGGCAATCGATGATGTGCATCCTGCGCTGA
- a CDS encoding ABC transporter ATP-binding protein/permease, with the protein MAKSSVNSKPSAKKSRAKDSLAKKTPEKKSDPVDITTEDGEHVEPPPPEAVEPDPEWTEEEAEQARKDYLLTRFWISARGFWGKGGDRLAWLFTIGLLILIVANVGFQYGINVWNRAIFDAIEKKDSATVFYLSAVFFPLAIGSVLLGVVQVFARMGIQRRWRAWLTNSVVSRWLANGRYYQLNLVGGDHKNPEYRIAEDLRIATDSPVDFIAGVTSALLSAATFIAVLWTIGGALTVTVGGSTLTIPGFLVIAAVLYAAIASGAIVTIGRRFVQVSEDKNQAEAEFRYTLTRVRENGESIALLGGEEEERDGIDKTFTKVLRQWARLAGQHMRTTLVSQGSSLIAPVVPLLLCAPKFLDGSMTLGQVMQAASAFTIVQTAFGWLVDNYPRLADWNACARRIASLMMSLDGLERAERGDGIGRIQRGETNGDAMLSLNDLSVTLDDGTAVVGETEVVIGPGERLLVAGESGTGKSTLVRAIAGLWPWGSGSVSFHPDRRLFMLPQKPYIPSGTLRRAIAYPGAADDWSIAQMCEALHKVGLDHLKEKIEEDAPWDQTLSGGEKQRLAFARLLLHNPDIVVLDEATSALDEKSQDKMMEIVIKELPKATIVSVAHRVELEAFHSRKIVLERRKGGAKLVSDIDLIPRKGQRRLLGRLLRQRNAPNKAA; encoded by the coding sequence ATGGCCAAATCGTCTGTCAACTCCAAGCCGTCCGCGAAGAAATCCCGGGCGAAGGATTCGCTTGCGAAGAAAACCCCGGAAAAGAAATCGGATCCCGTCGATATCACCACCGAAGACGGCGAGCATGTCGAACCGCCGCCGCCGGAAGCGGTCGAGCCCGATCCGGAATGGACCGAGGAAGAGGCCGAGCAAGCGCGAAAAGACTATCTGCTGACGCGATTCTGGATCAGCGCGCGCGGCTTCTGGGGCAAAGGCGGCGACCGGCTGGCGTGGCTGTTCACGATCGGTCTGCTGATCCTGATCGTCGCCAATGTCGGATTTCAATACGGCATCAATGTCTGGAACCGGGCGATCTTCGATGCCATCGAGAAGAAAGACTCCGCCACCGTCTTCTATCTCTCCGCGGTGTTCTTCCCGCTCGCGATCGGCAGCGTTCTGCTTGGCGTGGTGCAGGTGTTCGCTCGCATGGGCATTCAGCGCCGCTGGCGTGCCTGGCTGACCAATTCCGTGGTGTCGCGCTGGCTCGCCAACGGCCGCTACTACCAGCTCAACCTCGTCGGCGGCGACCACAAGAATCCCGAATACCGCATCGCCGAGGACCTGCGGATCGCCACCGACTCGCCGGTCGATTTCATCGCCGGCGTCACCTCGGCGTTGCTGTCGGCTGCGACTTTCATCGCCGTGCTCTGGACCATCGGCGGCGCGCTGACGGTGACCGTCGGCGGATCGACCCTGACCATTCCAGGCTTTCTGGTGATCGCCGCCGTGCTCTACGCGGCGATCGCATCAGGGGCGATCGTGACGATCGGACGCCGCTTCGTGCAGGTGTCCGAGGACAAGAATCAGGCCGAGGCCGAGTTTCGCTACACGCTGACCCGGGTGCGCGAAAACGGCGAGAGCATCGCGCTGCTCGGCGGCGAGGAGGAAGAGCGCGACGGCATCGACAAGACGTTCACGAAGGTGCTGCGGCAATGGGCGCGGCTCGCCGGCCAGCACATGCGCACCACGCTGGTGTCGCAGGGATCGAGCCTGATCGCGCCGGTGGTGCCGCTATTGTTGTGTGCGCCGAAATTTCTCGACGGCAGCATGACGCTCGGACAGGTGATGCAGGCGGCTTCTGCCTTCACCATCGTGCAGACCGCGTTCGGCTGGCTGGTCGACAATTATCCGCGGCTGGCCGACTGGAACGCCTGCGCACGGCGCATCGCCTCGCTGATGATGTCGCTCGACGGGCTGGAGCGCGCCGAACGCGGCGACGGCATCGGCCGCATCCAGCGTGGCGAGACCAACGGCGACGCCATGCTCAGCCTCAACGATCTCTCTGTGACGCTCGATGACGGCACCGCGGTGGTCGGCGAAACCGAGGTGGTGATCGGGCCCGGCGAACGGCTGCTGGTGGCCGGCGAATCCGGCACCGGCAAGAGCACGCTGGTGCGTGCCATCGCAGGGCTGTGGCCGTGGGGTAGCGGCAGCGTCAGCTTCCACCCCGACCGGCGGCTGTTCATGCTGCCGCAAAAACCTTACATCCCGTCCGGCACGTTACGCCGCGCCATTGCCTATCCCGGCGCCGCCGACGACTGGAGCATCGCGCAAATGTGCGAAGCCCTGCACAAGGTCGGCCTCGATCATCTCAAGGAGAAGATCGAGGAAGACGCGCCGTGGGACCAGACTCTGTCCGGCGGCGAAAAGCAGCGGCTGGCGTTCGCGCGATTGCTGCTGCACAACCCCGACATCGTGGTGCTGGATGAGGCGACCTCGGCGCTCGACGAAAAGAGCCAGGACAAGATGATGGAGATCGTCATCAAGGAATTGCCGAAAGCCACCATCGTCAGCGTCGCCCATCGCGTCGAACTGGAAGCCTTCCACAGCCGCAAGATCGTGCTGGAGCGGCGCAAGGGCGGCGCCAAGCTCGTCAGCGACATCGACCTGATCCCGCGCAAGGGCCAGCGCCGCCTGCTCGGCCGTCTTCTGCGCCAGCGCAACGCGCCGAACAAGGCGGCGTGA
- a CDS encoding hybrid sensor histidine kinase/response regulator, with amino-acid sequence MQTAQRNSLRLLQWMMVASLALPLGLFVLASTVSWVSIRQTADREIERTLDVAHEHALKVFETIDRSLSEIAEIVRGIPDAGIVSREETLHLRLKQLADSLPQVKSAWIFDAKGHALVNSLVVPAPEIDFSDRDYFKAHVDRDIGTYIGEALKPRPPYQGAAFFGVSRRRTNEDGSFGGAIQASVLPEYFENFYARIGSEPGSFFALGLTDGMVLARFPTSDRDIRLDRNGPIGQKIAAHPYAGLITVTSPTDGIERRVGYQRLAEYPIYVSAGLETSAIRSRWLSTMSQHLIFGAPATALLFVLLASALRRTRRLYFEAARRQEAEEALKHGQRLEALGQLTGGVAHDFNNLLTIIRASVDLLRRPDLPEPKRLRYIEAISDTVTRAARLTGQLLAFARRQTLKPELFDVGHNVRMLGEMIGTLIGSRIEIVITAPDEPCYINADAGQFETAIINMAVNARDAIDGPGRLTVTVRTADALPETAAPSHHPLARTSPGYVAVSVADTGIGIPRDQFERIFEPFFTTKQVGQGTGLGLSQVFGFAKQSGGEVVVASELGKGSTFTLYLPRAAGAGSPQHMPEQDAPPIDGHGMTVLVVEDNPEIGKFAADSLAGLGYTAKLVGNATHALEELAADADRFDVVFTDVVMPGMTGIELAQEIRRHHAGLPVVLTSGYSHVLSEHGSTGYELLQKPYSIEQLARVLNRLGRSRRERRATATPAAG; translated from the coding sequence GTGCAGACCGCACAACGCAACTCGCTGAGACTGCTGCAGTGGATGATGGTCGCCTCATTGGCGCTTCCGCTGGGGTTGTTCGTCCTTGCGTCCACGGTGTCCTGGGTTTCGATCCGGCAAACCGCCGACCGCGAGATCGAGCGCACGCTGGATGTCGCGCACGAGCACGCGCTGAAGGTGTTCGAAACCATCGACCGCAGTCTGTCGGAAATCGCCGAGATCGTCCGCGGCATCCCCGATGCCGGCATCGTTTCCCGTGAGGAAACCCTGCACCTGCGGCTGAAGCAACTCGCGGACTCGCTGCCGCAGGTGAAATCGGCCTGGATTTTCGACGCCAAGGGCCATGCGCTCGTCAACAGCCTGGTCGTGCCCGCACCCGAGATCGATTTTTCGGACCGGGATTATTTCAAGGCCCATGTCGACCGCGATATCGGGACCTATATCGGCGAGGCGCTGAAGCCGCGGCCGCCCTATCAGGGCGCGGCGTTCTTCGGCGTCAGCCGCAGGCGCACCAACGAGGACGGCAGCTTTGGCGGCGCGATCCAGGCTTCGGTACTCCCGGAATATTTCGAGAATTTCTACGCCCGGATCGGCAGCGAGCCGGGCAGCTTTTTTGCGCTCGGCCTGACCGATGGCATGGTGCTGGCCCGCTTCCCGACGAGCGACCGCGATATTCGGCTCGATCGCAACGGTCCGATCGGGCAAAAGATCGCGGCCCATCCCTACGCCGGGCTGATCACCGTGACGTCGCCGACCGACGGCATCGAGCGCCGCGTCGGCTATCAGCGGCTCGCCGAATATCCGATCTATGTCTCAGCCGGCCTCGAGACGTCGGCGATCCGCTCGCGCTGGCTCTCCACCATGAGCCAGCACTTGATCTTCGGCGCGCCGGCCACCGCGCTCTTGTTCGTCCTGCTCGCCTCGGCGTTGCGGCGGACCCGCCGTCTGTACTTCGAAGCCGCCAGGCGGCAGGAAGCCGAAGAGGCGCTCAAGCACGGCCAGCGGCTGGAGGCGCTGGGCCAGCTCACCGGCGGCGTGGCCCATGACTTCAACAACCTGCTCACGATCATTCGTGCTTCCGTCGACCTGCTGCGGCGGCCGGACCTGCCGGAGCCGAAGCGGCTGCGCTATATCGAGGCGATCTCCGACACGGTGACGCGCGCCGCCAGGCTGACCGGGCAGTTGCTGGCTTTCGCGCGGCGGCAGACGCTGAAACCCGAGTTGTTCGACGTCGGGCATAACGTGCGGATGCTCGGCGAAATGATCGGCACGCTGATCGGTTCGCGGATCGAGATCGTCATCACGGCGCCGGACGAGCCCTGCTACATCAACGCCGACGCCGGCCAGTTCGAGACCGCCATCATCAACATGGCGGTCAATGCGCGGGACGCGATCGACGGCCCGGGCCGGCTCACAGTGACGGTGCGAACCGCTGACGCCTTGCCGGAGACGGCTGCGCCTTCACACCATCCGCTGGCGCGCACTTCCCCCGGCTATGTCGCGGTATCGGTCGCGGATACCGGCATCGGCATTCCCAGGGATCAGTTCGAACGAATCTTCGAGCCGTTCTTCACCACCAAACAGGTCGGCCAGGGCACCGGACTCGGCCTGTCGCAGGTGTTCGGCTTTGCCAAGCAGTCCGGCGGCGAAGTCGTCGTCGCCAGCGAACTCGGCAAAGGCAGTACCTTCACGCTGTATCTGCCGCGCGCGGCCGGCGCCGGCAGCCCGCAACACATGCCGGAGCAGGATGCACCGCCGATCGACGGCCATGGCATGACGGTGCTGGTGGTCGAGGACAATCCCGAAATCGGAAAATTTGCCGCCGACTCGCTGGCCGGGCTCGGCTACACCGCCAAACTGGTCGGCAACGCCACCCACGCCCTCGAAGAGCTGGCCGCCGATGCCGACCGTTTCGACGTGGTCTTCACCGATGTGGTGATGCCGGGGATGACCGGCATCGAACTGGCGCAGGAAATCCGCCGCCATCATGCCGGTCTGCCGGTCGTGCTGACCAGCGGCTACAGCCATGTGCTGTCGGAACACGGCAGCACCGGCTACGAGCTGCTGCAAAAGCCCTACTCGATCGAGCAGCTCGCGCGCGTGCTGAACCGGCTCGGCCGCTCGCGTAGGGAGCGGCGGGCGACGGCGACGCCGGCAGCGGGGTGA
- a CDS encoding succinate dehydrogenase iron-sulfur subunit yields the protein MVEFALPKNSKISGGKAWPKPAGATETREFRVYRWNPDDGKNPSVDTYHIDVNDCGPMVLDGLIWIKNHIDPTLTFRRSCREGVCGSCAMNIDGQNTLACTKSMHDVKDGAVKINPLPHQPVVKDLVPDLTNFYAQYASIEPWLKTTTPTPQKEWRQSHEDREKLDGLYECILCACCSTSCPSYWWNSERFLGPAALLQATRWVKDSRDEATGERLDNLEDPFRLYRCHTIMNCAKACPKGLNPSEAIAELKLKMVERQI from the coding sequence ATGGTTGAATTCGCGCTTCCGAAAAATTCAAAAATCTCCGGCGGCAAGGCCTGGCCGAAGCCGGCGGGCGCGACGGAAACGCGCGAGTTCAGGGTCTACCGCTGGAACCCGGACGACGGCAAGAATCCGAGCGTCGATACCTACCACATCGACGTCAACGATTGCGGGCCGATGGTGCTCGACGGCCTGATCTGGATCAAGAACCACATCGATCCGACGCTGACCTTCCGCCGCTCCTGCCGCGAAGGCGTCTGCGGTTCCTGCGCCATGAACATCGACGGCCAGAATACGCTGGCCTGTACCAAGTCGATGCACGACGTGAAGGACGGCGCGGTCAAGATCAATCCGCTGCCGCACCAGCCTGTCGTGAAGGACCTCGTCCCCGACCTGACGAATTTCTATGCGCAATATGCCTCGATCGAGCCGTGGCTGAAGACCACCACGCCGACGCCGCAGAAGGAATGGAGGCAGAGCCACGAGGATCGCGAAAAGCTCGATGGTCTCTACGAGTGCATCCTGTGCGCCTGCTGCTCGACCTCGTGCCCAAGCTACTGGTGGAACAGCGAGCGCTTCCTCGGTCCTGCTGCATTGTTGCAAGCGACGCGCTGGGTCAAGGACTCCCGCGACGAGGCTACCGGCGAACGGCTCGACAACCTCGAAGACCCGTTCCGGCTCTATCGCTGCCACACCATCATGAACTGCGCCAAGGCGTGCCCGAAGGGCCTCAACCCCTCGGAAGCGATCGCCGAGCTCAAGCTGAAGATGGTCGAGCGGCAGATCTAG